The Macaca nemestrina isolate mMacNem1 chromosome 15, mMacNem.hap1, whole genome shotgun sequence genome segment TCGCGTTCCTGCCTCACTTAGTGGCATGGATTGTGGGCTGACCTCCACCCTGGATCCATGCTGCCCCCTACCTGCAGGTAGTGCCAGGGCCTCCATGAAGCCTTACTGGGTTGGGGGCTGGGCGGTGTGGCACGCCCAGTGCTTTTGCCTTATGCTGTTACACAGCAGAGCCGCTAAAATGTTGGTTTATAATTACAATGCCCAGTTCATTTTTATGGTGAGGAGGGGCTGGAGTCCTCGACCCCAGTTGGCTTGATAGCCACAGTTCAGCCTGCCGGCTGCAGACCCCTCAGGAGACCTCGCTCATGCCACACACCCTTACTCTGTGCCCTGGAGAAGTCATTGCCTGGAAGGGACTTCCCCAGGTGGCTGCCTTGTCAGAGTGTCCAACCCAAGGACATTCAAGGGGGGCGTGGTAGGCTCAGGCTGGTGGGGCACCCCCAGGCTTGCTTCTGTGCCCACAGGCAGCTCTGGAGAGACCCCTGCAGTCCCTGTGACTCCATCCAGCAGGATGGCCCTGGGTCAGGACAGTGTCGTTCCTTCACTCCCCTCTTGCCTGCAAGCTCCGGCTGGGTTAAATCCCCAGGAGGTGCTGCGTCCCTGCCCAGTCTCCTGAGTCTCCTTGATGGGTGGGAAAAGTCTAGCTGGGCCTCAGATGTGGGGTGCTGGGGGCCTGCCTGCTCCTTGCCAGTTGATCATGGATGCAGCCCCCCTGTGCAGGGAACACCCAGGCTACTGATGAGGGTACTCCAAAGAAGAATCACATGCTGCCTGGGTGGGATGGGGACATAGGCGTGGGGCAGGGCACCTCTCTGTATTGCCTGTTCAGCTCCTCCAGAATTCTGTCCTGGGTGCACATGACACTttctgcccatttttttttttactttagctaCCTGTGATACTCTGAAGTATATATCTAGttccaggcaaggtggctcatgcctgtaatcccagcactttggaaggccaaggtgggaggatcgcttgagcccaggacttcacgaccagcctgggcaacatggcaaaaccttgtcttgggccgggcgcggtggctcaagcctgtaatcccagcactttgggaggccgaggcgggtggatcacgaggtcaggagatcgagaccatcctggctgacacggtgaaaccccgtctctactaaaaaacacacaaaaaaactagccgggcgaggtagcgggtgcctgtagtcccagctactcgggaggctgaggcaggagaatggcgtggacccgggaggcggagcttgcagtgagctgagatccggccactgcactccagcctgcactccagcctgggctacagagcgagactccgtctcacaaaaaaagaaaaagaaaaaaaaaaaaaaaacttgtctctacaaaaatacaaaaatttgctgggcatggtggtgcgtgcctgtggccacagctactcaggattccgaggtgggaggatcccctgagcctagggaaatcgaggctgcagtgagccacgatcgcaccactgtactccagcctgggcaacagtgtgagaccctgtctcaaaaaaaacatatatgtatttggTCTTTGACCCCTTTCCTAGCAAACAACTTAAAAACCCTCAGAAACTCCACACTGATGTCTTCTTGTGTGCTAATGAGGTGGCTGGCAGCATCTAGGGAGCTTGGTTATGGAAAGACCAAGACAGGACAAGAGGACTGGGACTTTCGGTCTCCACCCCCCACCACACCtccagggaggggcagggctgaAGGTTCAATTGATCACCAGTGGCCAGTGGTTTATTCAATCATGTCTGCGTAATGAGGCCTCCctaaaaacccaaaaggccagggTTTGGGGAGCTTCTGAATAGCCGAACATGTGGGGGTTCCTGGAGGGTGACACCCTGGGGAGGGCACACAAGCTCTGTGCCCCTTCCCCCACACCTCAccctgtgcatctcttcatctgaATTCTCTGTAATAGCCTTTTTAATAAGCCAGTAGGGTGGGGGGCAAGGCCCTGGGCCCATTAGCTCTTATTCATCACTGGGAACTCCATCAATGcccaaccctttttttttttttttttttttgagacggagtctcgctctattgcccaggctggagtgcagtggccagatctcagctcactgcaagttccgcctcccgggtttacgccattctcctgcctcagcctcccgagtagctgggactacaggcgcctgccacctcgcccggctagttttttgtattttttagtagagacggggtttcaccatgttagccaggatggtctcgatctcctgaccttgtgatccgcccgtctcggcctcccaaagtgctgggattacaggcttgagccaccgtgcccggccgcccaatccttaaaaaataattaaaaaaaaaaaaatttaggcagggcatggtggctcatgcctgtaatcccagcactttgggaggccaaggcaggcagatcacttgaggtcaggagttcaagaccagactggccaatatgatgaaaccccgtctctactaaaaatacaaaaattagccaggcgtagtggcatgcacctgtagtcccagctatttgggaggctgaggcatgagaatcgcttgagccagaggtggaggttgcagtgagccgatcaggccattgcacattaaaaatgagactctgtctcaaaaagaaaaaaaaaaaaattaaaacctgctAAATATAAGTAAATGTTTCCCTGACTTTTGTGaaccactctagcaaattaattgaacccaaaaCAGGAGTCGTGGGAACCCCAAGTTGAAGACAGAGTGTCAGAAGTTCTGCAGGCCCAGACCTCAGACTGGTGGGAAGGAAGTGGTGGTCTTGTGGGACTGAACCCTCAACTTGGGGTTTCTGAAGCTATCTCCTGGCAGGTAGCAGTTgggttgaattgaattgaattggtGGGCACCCAGCAGCTGTCCTATGAGAAATTCCTTACTTGGTCACAGAAATCTTCTGTGTTGACTGTTGTGCACAGTGAGAGTAGAGGAAAATGGTTTGAGTTGGTTTTTCCACACTTGCTACCCGTCCCCAAACAGCAGGGTGGAGAGCATGCGAGCATGCAAGTACGCTCATACTCACCTGGATTAGTTCTCCGGGCCCTGGGGGCTCCTGATCTCCCACTCAGCACCAGGCTACCCAGTGTAAGGTGGCATCTCATGTGAGCTTGCGGTTCTCTAATTACCAAGCGGTCTGAGCACCTCTCACTACTCCTGTTACAGTTGGGCCTCCTTCCCCTGTTCACGGCCTCTGCCTCTTCTGTTGGGGCTGCTGTCGTTTGTTGGTTTGCAGGaattctttgcatatttcagatatttgcatatttcagatatattttcagttttagacGGAGCCAATCTCTTCTGTCTGCTTAGTCCATGGGGCATTTGTCAAGCTAGTCCAGGAGGCGATGTGAGCCCCAGGTGTTCCTGCTGACCACTGTTGCCACGCACAGGGCGCTCCCCTGAGCCAATATTCCCTGTTGTCGGCTGCCACTGTGAGACCCTGACCAACAACAAATGACCAAGCCAGAAACACTGCACCTTCTCCCTCCATCAAACCACTCCCGCCCCGTGTCCTGCCAtcggcagtcctcccacctccctccatcCACGCCAGTGCTGCCCCCACCCTATAAAATCCAGGATCCGCACAACACATGGGATGGTTCATAAGTGCTCCACACGGGGCCTCGGCCTCCCGGCAGgcagttttcatctgagagtCACAGGGCCCTTTGCTGTCACCCTGATGGTCCCTCCCGCCCCACTGCTCTCCACCAGCCACAGCGCCTCAGTGGCTCCAAGCCCTCGCTCCTCTGGACCCTCGCATATGCTATTCCCAGAACGCTTTCCCTGCAGGTCCTGGAAAAATGGCCATGCAAAGGCCTCCTGGATCTTCCATGTTTCACTGTTGGGCCAGTACCCACTGTGTGACATTGGAGGTGACAGCCCACAGGAGGCATTCCATAGACTCGGTCCCTTGCATTCCACTTCCCCAGGGAGGGCTTCCCCTCCCCACAGTGTGGGTGGGGTGGCAGTAGCAGAGACAGAGGTAGCACATAGGAGCCTAGAAACAGGAGCTTTATTCTCTAATGTGCGTACGGCAAGTTCCTTACACAATCAAGGAAATGGTTTCTCTTTCAGGCATCGACTCTTTTATCAAAAGAAAATCCATCCTGCTCAGTCCCACCCACCCTGGGCAGAAGTTGCCCTGAGCAATGCTCTTGGCACAAAGCTAAAGGATAATGGGAGGGGTGGGCACATACCACTGCACCCCTACAATGCCCAGATGCCCCAGGCCTGAGTCAGCCATGAGAAGGTGCAGCACAGAGCAGTCACCCACACACCTACACCTCCCCTCACAGCCCCAGAGCCAGCCTGGGAGGACATGGGAAGCTAGCGAATGGGGCGTGGCTAGGGCCTGCCAGTCAAGGCCTGTGCTCAGCATCCATGACATCCAAGTACTTGGCTTCAATGATTCGGGGCAGGAGGATATAGCTgcggggagggagggacaggaggATGAGCCTGGATCAGAGAGAAGGCAGTGGGCACCCATCCCAGCCCACCCCAGCCCACCCACAGGGCGAGGCTCTAGGCCTCTCTTCCCCGCCTGCCTATTCCAGCCCGCCCACTCTCCACTCCTAGACTGGAGCCACTCCTACCCACTACCCACCCCAACCCGCCCTCTCTACCTCTAGGCTGGGCGCCTCCTGCCCACCGGCCACCCCAGCCCACCTACTCTCCACCCCTAGGCAGGACCCCTCCTCCCGGGCACCCAGCCCAACCCACCCATTCTCTGCCTCTAGGTGGGACCTCTCcttccagcccctgccccagtcCGCCCATTCTCCGCACCTAGACTGGGCCCCTCCTGTCCACCGCCCACCCGCCTGTACCGGATGGGGATCATGGCGATCATGATGAGTGGAAAGATCATCTTCATGTAAGGCAGGGAGCTCATGCCGAAGGcgcacagcagcagcagctgcagcaccTGCAGGCCTGTGAAGTAGTGGATCTTCCTCTGGGGCACCCTCCGGATGTAGTGTGTCGGGGGGTATGTAGTCTGTGGGCAGCAGGGACCGGGTGTGGGCAGGCAtggggctgtgtccccacccacactGCTCCCTCACAGGGCCAAGCGCTCACCTGCTCCTTGAGCAGCAGGGCCACGCGCTGGACAAGCTGATTGCCATCGAGAGAGGTGAGAGCGATATAGAGGAAGAGGCCATAGAGCACGGGCTTGGGGATCCACTGAAGCGGGaccggcagcagcagcagggacaGGCCCACCAGGACGCTGGCGCCCAGCGAGGTCAGCCGCGTCTCCTTCACGTTCACAATCCTGCAGCGCCCCGAGCCACCAGCGTCACCTCTGCGCCCCTGTCCACAGGGCCTCATCCTTCCCTATGTCCCATGTGGTCAGAGGCTCCCCACTCCTCAGGGTCCATGGTTCTTGTCTGCCTCACACTCACGTGTCATAGATGTGCCCGTTCTCCACACGCTCCTCCACTAAGGCCAGGGCTCGCACATGCAGTGGGGAGTGGGGGTAGGCGGCATGGATCCAGGGCAGCCCAAACAGAGACAGCCCCGTGTTGATGATGGCGAGGAGCAGGAGGTCCCAGTGGTAGGCAGTGCCCTTCACCAGCCTGCAGCAGACGGGCACTCGTGGACAGAGCCCCACAGGAGGGgggccccacccaccccacccttgCCCACCCTCCACACCTGTTCTCCGGTGCGTTCACCAAGGCGGCCACCAAGTTCTGCTCGATGAAGAAGAGCATGGACAGCAGGAAGCCGAGGCCCATGGCGCTGCTGATGGCCCTCAGGGACAGCGACTGGATCTGCGCCATCGCAAATGGGCTGTCGCTGGGGTTGTAGCGGAACTTGCTCACTGCAGCAGGCGACAGGCTACTGCTATGCCTGCAGCGCCTGGGGAGCTACCCCATGCCACCCGCCGCCCGGCCCCAACTCACTCTCGATTTCCCGGAAGCCGTGGGAGCTGATGAGGGAGAAGGCGAGCACCGCGATGGGCAGAGCGCAGTCGGACAGGATCTCACGCACGCAGGGGTGCAGGTAGGGGCTGGGGACAGCAGGTGCATGAGCACAGCCTTTGGCCCATggggcccctcccctccccacgcAGCCCCTCACCTCTTCTTGAATTGGTAGAGGGTGTAGCCCAGCCAGAGTGTGCCCAGCATGATGAGGAGGCTGAGCACAGCGGTCGCCTGGCCTGAGTGCGTGGCCAAGGGCAGCTCCGTGGGGCTGGTCCGGAAGCTGGCGTTGAGGGCAGTGTGGAGGCTGGCGTTGAGGCTGGCACCGAGGCCTGACAGGCTGACCAGGGATGAAGTCCTTTTTGTCTGGTAGTCGTCCAAGTGATGCCCATAGTAGTACTTCCAGAAGACTGTGGACACAGACCCACAGGCCTTAGCCCTCTCCAACATGTGGCCCTGGAGGGAGGGGATCTCAGGGAGAAAGGGCTTCAGGGGGAAGATGAGGGGACCCTGCCGACATGCCCATGCACCCACACTCCTGCCTACTGTCCCTGTCCCATCTCTGACACCTCATCACAGTCGGCCCAGTGCCTCTGCCCCCACTGCTGATCCCACCTGCGGTGGCCCCATCACCCTCCAGCGTGAAAGCCTCTGCCTTCTACCAGCCCAGGGCTCCCAGAGCACTGCACCCTTGACCACGGGCACACACTCAGCTTGAGCCGGTCCTATCTGCCCCCAGCCAGGGGCAGTGCAGAACCTCCCATCTTGCCTGAGCGCCCTGTGCAGCAGGTGGCTCCCAGACACACTCACTTTTAACCATGCCCTTGACAGCATCCAGCACAAATGTGATGGAAATGAAGAGAGCAATGATCTCCTCCGTCGACCTGCCAGGAGGTGATGAGCCTCATCAGAGTGGATGTCATCAGGGGGCAGGTAGGGGAGGCCTCCCTGAGCCCCTGCACAGTCCCCTGCCTCCTTCTGCCAGGAAGAAGACCAGGGCCCTAAGCCTTGCCTGAGTCCACCCCTGCCCCTTGGGGCAGTGATATGGTGGGGGCACCCCATCACCCTGGGGTTCCAGGGGGCTGAGCCAGATCCCAAGCTTTAAGGGTCCCAGAAGCTCACAGAAGGGCCAGTCACCTCTTGAAGAGACTCATGACCAGGCTGAGGTTGAAAAAGGCATAAAGTGTGAGGAAGAAACTATTCCACAGGCCTGTCCACGCGTAGAAGGAGCTGAAGTCCAGGTCATAATCATCACAGATGACACGAATCACTGCGGGCAGGGGGCAGGGCGGGTCAGGGCCTAGCAGGAACCAGGGGTCTCAGGCACcatctcccgcctcagcccccacTGCACCCTGGATGTAGAGCGCCAGGGGCGCGGTGGTCAGCAGAATCACCAGTGGCTGCCCGGAGAAGAGCGCGTAGAGCAGGCCCCCGATGCTCTGCCCGGCTATGGTCTTCTGCACATCTGTAGGGGTGGGGAGGTCAGGCAGGCGCTGCAGCCCAGGGCCCTGCCCAGCATACCCCCACCCACCACCTACCGCCAGCCCCTCACCAATGGCCCCGTCTGTGTTCTCGTCATTGAGGGACCCGAAAGCGATGGTGGGCAGGAGGCAGGCGAAGTAGAGGAACAGGGTGGTGGTGATGTATTTGCCCACAGCCTTGTTTTTCCCAATAATGCCTAGGAATGGGGGACGGGAGACAGGGTTTGCTGGGGATCAGGACAGGCACACGTGTGGGCCCGAGGCCTGGAAAGCAGAGGCCCAGATGGCTCTGCTGACGTACCATCAGTGAAATCCAAGGGGTACAAGGGGAACCTGCGTGCGATGTCCTCCCGGATGCCCTTCCCGAAAGGGACAAAGTCCTTGCACTTTGGGGGCTGGAGGAGAGGACAGAGCGCCTGTTAGCCCTGTCCGGCCCAAGCCCCCGCCAACCCTGCCGATCCATACTGGCCTCCACCCTGTACCTCTGGGTGTCTGTGGGCAGGGAAGGAGACTGTGCTGTGTTCCTTCATTCTCAGCGCCACTGGACCGTGGCTCACCATGGTGAGCAGCTGTCTCTGATGCACCAAGGCCTCCTTGAATTCCTCCTCTGTGCGGGTCTCCAGGAGCTTCTGGCGGAAGGCGATATCCGAGAACATGGTGGCAAATGTGCGCGCCACCTCCATGGCAGTCTTAGTGCTTTTCTAGGGGTGGAGGACGGGAGTCACATCCACCACCCCTGTGGAACAGAGGAGGCCCTGCCCAGGCCCAGCAGCTGGAGATGCTCTCCCCATCAACTGGCAGCAGGTTTCCTgtctgttttttgtgtttttttgagacagggtctcactgtcacccaggctgagtgcagtggcgcactcaCGGCTTattgtagcctccacctcctgggctcaagcgattctcccacatcagtctcctgagtagctgggaccacaggcacacaccaccatgccaggcaatttttaaattttaactttttgtagagacgaggtctcactatgttgaccaggctggtctcaaactcctggcctcaagcaatccatctgtctaggcctcccaaagtgctgggattataggcacgagccactgtgcccagatgctGGTAGCAGGTTTTATTCTACAAAGTTCAGGCATTAGTGTACTCTGACATGATTTCAACCAGGTCGGCAGAACACCACAACTATCATCGAtctgtatttttcttataaaCTCCTGATTTCTTATAAACTCAAGATATTACTTTTGTCCTAAGTAACAAAAGTCTGTGTAATCACAGATAATGAAACCACAATGGAGAAAAATGTTTACCCAGCTACGTTTCCCCAGTGGTATTTGCACTGTCTGCGGGTTTGACTTTCAGAGAGGATCCAAGCCCATCAGGCACTCTGTCTCTCGCCTGGCCAAGGTGAAGCCTGTCCATGAACCATGAACTCATGAACTCAGTGTACGGCCCTCATCACGGCAACCTGCTCACCTAGGGGCAGTGTCTGCCCATCTGTTGCTCAAACTATAGTCCTGGGGCACTGTACATGTTTGCTTTAGAAGAGGGCCATgcttggcagggcatggtggctcatgcctgtaataccaacacttttgggaggctgaggtgggcagatcacttgaggtcaggagttcaagaccagcctggccaacatggtgaaaccccgcctctactaaaaatacaaaataattagctggctgcagttttttggtggtggggggggcctgtagtcccagctacttgggaggctgaggtgggagaatcacttgaacctgggaggcggaggtttcagtgagctgagatcacgcctccgcactccagcctgggcgacagagcgagactgtctcaaaaaattccagctactcgggaggctgaggcaggagaatggtttgaacccggggggcagagcttgcagtgagccgagattgcgccactgcactccagcctgggcgacagagtgagactccgactcaaaaataaataaataaataaatataaaaacaaataaacaaacacaaaaccccCAAAGAACAGGTCCATGCTGCTGAGGAGGAGCCCagtgtcaggggctgggggatcTGCCTCTAGGCACCAGGCTTTAACTCAGCTCTGAGCTATTGCTCCTTCTGTCAGGGCACCCTGCTGGGGGCCACTCCCTCCAACCCAGGGGCTGCCCTTCCTCTCACACCAGCATAGCAGCATCTGGGGAGGTTCCCGCCATGTCTGAGATCCCTGAGCACCCCATTTTCACACAGAAGGCTGGGGCAGAAGCACGAGAAGCTAAGGGAAGTTGAAGCTGAAGACCCTGCCAAGGCCTTGGGAGGGGTCCTGGCAATCATCTGTTGAGATTTGTTAAATCCTTTTCCTTAAAAGACTCCCGAAATTGTATCAGTTCCGGCTCCCACAAAAATCACAGTGTCCCAGCCAGGGGGTGTGTGGCCCAGGAAGGAGTAGGGCCCTCAGCCAGCAAATCACAAAGTCAGCCAAGTCAAAGAAGGGCTGAAGGGGCGGGCAGGCCAAAGGAAGGCCCCATGTTGGCATAAGGATAATGGTCAAAAGCATTTCCTTTCAGTCAAGGAAATAGAAACTTATCACCAACCCCTGGGGAAATGAGGACTTGCTAGGCCTAGCAAGATGTTTCTGACACACCCACAGGGCCGAggtgaaggggaggggagaggaccAGGCCTTCAGAGGTCAGGACATGTGGGAGGGGCCCCCAAGGAGAGGGCGGGTAACCTGGGGCCCTCCTTCTTCCCCAGGACGTGGCACTACCCACTCACCATCTTGGGTGGGGCCAGCACCAGGATGACGAACCGAACCTCACAGGAATTCTCCC includes the following:
- the LOC105481599 gene encoding solute carrier family 4 member 11 isoform X11; the encoded protein is MGVYGRQDRSESERRDVQRDPLPWQRRRERERSAQALSLPPAAAGQGFVRKAWISEHENSPSMSQNGYFEDSTGSLRYYKCDTCGTDDTFEAREEILGDEAFDTANSSIVSGESIRFFVNVNLKMQAANTAENEATSGGCVLLHTSRKYLKLKNFKEEIRAHRDLDGFLAQASIVLNETATSLDNVLRSMLHRFAQDPDNTEPDCNLDLLMAMLFTDAGAPMQGKVHLLSDTIQGVTATVTGVRYQQSWLCIICTLKALQKRHVCISRLVRPQNWGENSCEVRFVILVLAPPKMKSTKTAMEVARTFATMFSDIAFRQKLLETRTEEEFKEALVHQRQLLTMVSHGPVALRMKEHSTVSFPAHRHPEPPKCKDFVPFGKGIREDIARRFPLYPLDFTDGIIGKNKAVGKYITTTLFLYFACLLPTIAFGSLNDENTDGAIDVQKTIAGQSIGGLLYALFSGQPLVILLTTAPLALYIQVIRVICDDYDLDFSSFYAWTGLWNSFFLTLYAFFNLSLVMSLFKRSTEEIIALFISITFVLDAVKGMVKIFWKYYYGHHLDDYQTKRTSSLVSLSGLGASLNASLHTALNASFRTSPTELPLATHSGQATAVLSLLIMLGTLWLGYTLYQFKKSPYLHPCVREILSDCALPIAVLAFSLISSHGFREIENPVAVPEGHQQRHGPRLPAVHALLHRAELGGRLGERTGEQAGEGHCLPLGPPAPRHHQHGAVSVWAALDPCRLPPLPTACASPGLSGGACGERAHL